From Shewanella psychrophila, a single genomic window includes:
- a CDS encoding oxidative stress defense protein: MNKTLVAALISGSLIFTSPLIQAAELNFPHLETVGSSQLEVEADMAEINVEVAVKEKTAKAAKDTSDKAVAKFIARLKQAGISRDKIQSANLNLQPQYHYQKDKPAELTGYSASRSLIVTVDDLSRLNEILDSALEEGINKINSIALKTSKEEEYMDKARLAAIADAQQKAKKLAEGFGEKIKGIWEIRYLNQRPVQPVMYRMNAAPSYDVAESYQQGQVSIRDRVEVIYKLK; the protein is encoded by the coding sequence ATGAACAAAACACTAGTAGCCGCACTGATATCTGGCAGCCTTATCTTTACCTCTCCCCTTATTCAAGCTGCTGAGCTAAATTTCCCTCATCTGGAAACAGTGGGAAGCAGTCAGCTCGAGGTTGAAGCTGATATGGCAGAGATCAATGTCGAAGTCGCAGTCAAAGAGAAAACTGCTAAGGCCGCGAAAGACACCTCTGACAAGGCTGTAGCCAAATTTATTGCCCGTTTAAAGCAAGCAGGGATTTCGAGAGACAAGATCCAGAGTGCCAACTTAAATTTGCAGCCACAGTATCATTACCAGAAAGACAAGCCCGCAGAGCTGACAGGCTATAGCGCAAGCAGAAGTCTGATCGTCACAGTCGATGATCTGTCTCGCCTTAATGAGATCTTAGACTCGGCGCTCGAAGAGGGCATCAACAAAATAAACAGCATAGCCCTCAAGACCAGCAAGGAAGAGGAGTACATGGATAAAGCTCGCCTGGCTGCCATCGCTGATGCTCAGCAAAAAGCCAAGAAACTTGCCGAAGGATTCGGTGAAAAGATCAAGGGGATCTGGGAGATCCGTTACTTAAATCAGCGCCCGGTTCAACCAGTGATGTATAGGATGAATGCCGCTCCTAGCTATGACGTTGCCGAGAGCTATCAACAGGGCCAGGTCAGCATCCGAGACAGAGTCGAAGTAATTTATAAACTAAAGTAA
- a CDS encoding WD40 repeat domain-containing protein, producing MKLLLAISLSLCLTSMGCSKPIAKQVPDSIHRYVNDNLIDAELSRDAKLAVTLSRTRELSVWSNASKALLHRWQAQDFGEATYLVSLSGNNQYLATAGKHLISIFDLHSGQLEVSWLAQGFDTDASISSLYLSQSGKRVIIGMSEGSVLTVNLQSKQLSMFKLHDGPVGHAEFNSYDERILSAAHDGHALIWASSNGQVIKDFSLPQRITSISFDEADRRLFIADALDNHIIADSHSGESIGQLSFLGRYSYFRQALFVDRGKTLITATSKQKIMSWNINSGKERKHWNITAFTAGATVLDMTISPDGQLVTLSSDGALEHWDY from the coding sequence GTGAAACTTCTATTGGCAATATCACTTAGTCTCTGCCTGACTAGCATGGGCTGTAGTAAACCCATAGCCAAACAGGTACCAGATTCAATTCATAGATATGTTAATGACAACTTGATCGATGCAGAGCTGTCCAGGGATGCCAAACTTGCTGTCACCTTAAGCCGCACCCGAGAGCTGTCAGTGTGGAGTAACGCCTCCAAAGCTCTGCTACATCGATGGCAGGCACAAGACTTCGGTGAGGCCACTTACCTGGTATCACTTTCAGGAAATAATCAGTATCTGGCGACGGCGGGAAAGCATCTGATCTCAATATTTGATCTCCACAGCGGTCAACTCGAGGTCTCCTGGCTTGCACAAGGCTTCGATACCGATGCCAGCATCTCCAGCCTGTACCTGAGTCAAAGCGGAAAGCGAGTCATTATAGGTATGAGTGAAGGCTCAGTGCTCACCGTCAATCTCCAGAGCAAGCAATTGTCTATGTTTAAGCTCCATGATGGCCCTGTCGGCCATGCGGAATTTAACTCATACGACGAACGAATATTATCGGCAGCCCATGATGGACATGCACTCATTTGGGCCAGTAGTAATGGACAAGTTATCAAGGACTTTAGCCTGCCACAACGTATCACCAGCATCAGTTTCGATGAAGCTGACCGTAGACTATTTATCGCCGATGCCTTAGATAATCACATCATAGCCGACTCGCACTCTGGGGAGAGTATCGGCCAGTTAAGCTTTCTGGGACGCTATAGCTATTTTAGGCAGGCGTTATTTGTCGACCGAGGCAAGACACTTATCACCGCCACTTCAAAGCAGAAAATAATGAGTTGGAATATCAACTCAGGTAAGGAAAGGAAGCACTGGAACATCACGGCGTTTACCGCCGGAGCCACAGTGCTGGATATGACCATAAGCCCAGACGGCCAGCTAGTGACCTTAAGCTCGGACGGCGCCTTGGAACACTGGGACTACTGA
- a CDS encoding potassium/proton antiporter — protein MSYEILLLGIAVLIAIGILLHHPSKTLGIPSLLIFMGVGLALGNGEFNFVYDNLAVTSMVGAVALNIIVFVGGINTSNESIKLAYKEGGVLSTLGVLFTTLILAALLYPLTEWSLVICLLFAAIVSSTDAAAVFSILESKKLKLKEKTDTVLEFESATNDPVALVMVVILTGIALAPDKAISGWEIAQTLLIQLGAGVIIAYLVGKLAVYLLNTIHLEEYGLIPVFVLASFIIAAYGSDLAGGNILIASYVVGVVIGNGIKRGKEVNKHFFNSLSWLAQSLMFIILGLQIFPQTLFSVFFLSLIPAALLMFVARPLAVQLCYLPFREASWRKRLFISSIGLKGATPIVFSLIPAAAGVEGAIDLVHMVFFIVMFSILLQGGAIEPLANKLKLNNKANYAKGQSKENK, from the coding sequence ATGTCATACGAAATACTCCTATTGGGAATCGCCGTGTTGATCGCAATAGGCATCCTATTGCACCACCCCTCGAAAACCTTAGGGATCCCCTCTCTGTTGATTTTTATGGGAGTAGGGTTAGCGCTTGGCAATGGCGAGTTTAATTTCGTTTACGATAACTTGGCAGTGACTTCTATGGTGGGGGCCGTTGCGCTGAATATTATTGTATTTGTTGGTGGCATTAACACCTCAAATGAGAGCATCAAGTTAGCCTACAAAGAGGGCGGGGTACTTTCGACGCTCGGGGTCTTGTTTACGACGTTAATCTTAGCGGCTCTGTTATATCCGTTGACCGAGTGGAGCCTAGTTATCTGCTTGTTATTTGCGGCGATCGTTTCCTCCACTGATGCCGCCGCCGTGTTCTCAATTTTAGAATCTAAGAAGCTAAAGTTAAAAGAGAAGACTGATACTGTACTCGAATTTGAATCGGCGACTAATGATCCGGTAGCTCTGGTCATGGTGGTTATTTTAACCGGTATCGCCTTAGCTCCCGACAAGGCCATTTCAGGTTGGGAGATCGCTCAGACTCTGCTGATCCAGTTAGGCGCTGGGGTCATCATTGCCTATCTGGTAGGAAAGCTCGCCGTTTACCTGCTCAACACCATACATTTAGAAGAATATGGCTTAATACCTGTATTCGTGTTGGCGAGCTTTATCATAGCGGCCTACGGCAGCGATTTGGCTGGTGGTAACATCTTAATCGCCTCCTATGTGGTGGGTGTGGTGATAGGTAACGGCATTAAGCGGGGTAAAGAGGTCAATAAGCATTTTTTCAATAGCCTCTCTTGGCTGGCTCAGTCGCTGATGTTTATCATTTTAGGATTACAAATTTTCCCTCAGACTCTGTTTTCAGTGTTCTTTTTGTCGCTTATTCCTGCGGCCTTACTCATGTTTGTGGCTCGGCCCTTGGCAGTACAGCTCTGTTACTTGCCCTTTAGAGAGGCAAGTTGGCGTAAGCGTTTGTTCATTTCATCTATTGGCCTCAAGGGGGCTACACCCATAGTGTTTTCCTTGATCCCTGCCGCCGCAGGTGTGGAAGGCGCAATAGATCTTGTACATATGGTGTTCTTTATAGTGATGTTTTCGATACTGCTCCAGGGCGGCGCTATCGAGCCCTTGGCCAATAAGCTTAAGCTGAATAACAAAGCCAATTATGCCAAGGGGCAGTCAAAAGAAAATAAATAA
- the lgt gene encoding prolipoprotein diacylglyceryl transferase produces the protein MDHFVWNVDPVLISFMGLKVHWYGALFATAIACGFQVMKRIYIKEKLPVESLDNLLMYCVIGIIVGARLAHCIFYDPAYYFSNPLKIFAIWEGGLASHGGGLGAILALYYYRRKMDMPFLFLLDRLAIATAIFGFFVRMANFMNSEILGLPSNVPWAIVFERVDMLPRHPAQLYEAVAYLLIFIGLWAVYKYTEMKQKEGAIFGLFLVLVFSARFAIEFVKVKQAAYAEGMTLSAGQWLSVPFLIVGVVLLVMPYLHKKVKA, from the coding sequence TTGGATCATTTTGTTTGGAACGTCGACCCCGTATTAATCTCCTTTATGGGGCTTAAAGTGCATTGGTATGGTGCCTTGTTCGCGACGGCTATCGCCTGTGGTTTTCAGGTGATGAAGCGCATCTATATCAAGGAAAAGCTGCCTGTCGAGTCGTTAGATAATCTGCTGATGTATTGTGTGATTGGCATTATCGTCGGTGCTCGTCTGGCTCACTGTATTTTCTATGACCCAGCCTATTACTTCAGTAACCCACTGAAGATTTTTGCTATATGGGAAGGAGGATTGGCCAGCCACGGCGGCGGTTTAGGCGCTATTCTTGCGCTCTATTATTACCGTCGTAAGATGGATATGCCTTTCTTGTTCTTGCTGGATAGATTAGCTATAGCCACTGCCATATTTGGTTTCTTTGTACGTATGGCCAATTTTATGAACTCAGAGATATTAGGCCTACCGAGCAATGTACCTTGGGCTATCGTCTTCGAGCGCGTCGATATGTTACCTCGTCATCCGGCTCAGCTTTATGAAGCCGTCGCCTACTTGCTGATCTTTATTGGTCTATGGGCGGTTTACAAATACACCGAAATGAAGCAGAAAGAAGGCGCTATCTTTGGCCTGTTCCTGGTTTTGGTGTTCAGTGCTCGTTTCGCTATAGAGTTCGTCAAGGTTAAGCAGGCTGCTTACGCCGAGGGGATGACCTTGAGTGCTGGTCAATGGTTGAGTGTGCCATTCCTCATCGTTGGCGTAGTACTGCTGGTGATGCCTTATTTGCATAAGAAAGTTAAGGCTTAA
- a CDS encoding GNAT family N-acetyltransferase has protein sequence MAQIREFVEGDFEQVQKIYLQGIKTGNATFEKKTKSWPEWDEAMLKGCRIVAERSGGLIGWAALSSISNRAVYAGVAEVSIYISSSAKGLGVGTSLLLELIKLSEVAGFWSLQAGIFPENEASLHIHKKCGFTVLGTRDRLGKMDGIWRDVTLLERRSQVEGIEV, from the coding sequence ATGGCCCAGATTAGAGAGTTTGTTGAAGGAGATTTTGAGCAAGTGCAGAAGATTTATCTTCAAGGGATCAAAACCGGTAATGCGACGTTTGAGAAAAAGACTAAAAGTTGGCCTGAATGGGATGAGGCTATGCTCAAAGGATGTAGAATCGTCGCAGAGCGAAGTGGAGGACTCATCGGTTGGGCAGCCTTATCTAGTATCTCAAATAGAGCCGTGTATGCCGGAGTGGCAGAGGTGAGCATCTATATCAGCAGCTCGGCTAAAGGGTTAGGTGTTGGGACTAGTCTGCTGCTTGAGTTGATAAAGCTGTCCGAAGTCGCTGGATTTTGGTCTCTTCAGGCTGGTATTTTTCCCGAGAATGAAGCGAGTCTGCATATTCATAAGAAGTGTGGCTTTACCGTTTTAGGCACCAGAGATAGGTTAGGTAAGATGGATGGTATCTGGAGAGATGTGACACTATTGGAGCGTCGAAGCCAAGTCGAAGGTATCGAAGTTTAG
- a CDS encoding GNAT family N-acetyltransferase, which produces MIKVCCDVQGIEIVDITFDVSDSVIKSQLVLLLCDCVDSGASVGFLRPFSQIESQEYWCGVQADINKGARYLLVARLSGKLVGSVQLSVSNKANGLHRAEIEKLMVHTQARGLGVARLLMQRVEALAFSLSRSLLVLDTKKGDIAEGMYSKLGYVKVGEIPSFALSSCGELDATVLFYKELVCKPQPYK; this is translated from the coding sequence GTGATTAAAGTTTGTTGTGATGTTCAAGGTATTGAAATTGTAGATATTACTTTTGATGTAAGTGATAGCGTCATTAAAAGTCAGCTAGTTCTCTTGCTCTGTGACTGTGTCGATAGTGGTGCATCGGTGGGCTTTCTTCGCCCATTTTCTCAGATAGAGTCACAAGAGTACTGGTGTGGAGTGCAAGCTGATATCAATAAGGGGGCTCGTTATCTATTGGTAGCGCGTTTGAGTGGCAAGTTGGTTGGCTCGGTGCAGCTTTCTGTATCAAATAAGGCCAATGGATTGCATAGAGCTGAGATAGAGAAGCTGATGGTACACACTCAAGCTAGAGGCCTGGGAGTCGCTAGACTTTTAATGCAAAGAGTAGAGGCTTTGGCTTTTTCCTTATCTCGCAGTCTATTAGTGCTCGATACCAAGAAAGGGGACATAGCCGAAGGCATGTACTCTAAGTTGGGTTATGTGAAAGTCGGTGAGATCCCTAGCTTCGCACTTAGCTCTTGTGGCGAGTTAGATGCTACTGTGCTCTTTTATAAAGAGTTGGTCTGTAAACCGCAGCCCTATAAGTAA
- the gabT gene encoding 4-aminobutyrate--2-oxoglutarate transaminase has protein sequence MTNSSLQERKVKVIARGQGNVYPVYVDKADNAELWDVDGNRYIDFGTGIAVCNTGHSHPKVVAAVKEQLDKFSHTCVMINPYESAVELAEKLTEIAPGSSEKKAIFVTTGAEAVENCVKIARAHTGRRGVIAFNGGFHGRTNLTMALTGKISPYKHLFGPFPGDIFHAPFPTAYHDVSIKDSLKAIENLFKVDIAPSDVAAIIVEPVQGEGGFYAAPAEFLQALRALCDQHGIVLIADEIQTGFGRTGKMFSFDHGDVEPDLITMAKGIAGGFPIAAVVGKSEIMDAPLPGGLGGTYGGSPVGCVAALAVLEVVEEENLVQRADQIGQIFNEQLSLLQSRYPNLIGEVRNQGAMIAIELVIDGDNEQANTALTQAIIGKAAEHGLILLACGFYGNVIRFLPALTISDELIYEGLEKFNRLFSVLAD, from the coding sequence ATGACAAACAGTAGCTTACAAGAGAGAAAGGTTAAAGTTATCGCCCGTGGTCAAGGCAATGTCTATCCAGTGTATGTGGATAAAGCGGATAATGCCGAGCTTTGGGATGTGGACGGCAATCGTTATATCGATTTTGGTACTGGTATTGCCGTGTGTAATACCGGTCATAGCCATCCGAAAGTGGTCGCAGCAGTCAAGGAGCAGCTAGATAAGTTCAGCCATACCTGTGTGATGATCAATCCCTATGAATCAGCGGTTGAGTTAGCGGAAAAGCTGACCGAGATAGCACCTGGATCTAGTGAGAAAAAGGCCATTTTTGTGACTACTGGCGCAGAGGCGGTAGAGAATTGCGTCAAGATAGCCAGAGCGCATACTGGTCGCCGCGGCGTTATAGCCTTTAACGGTGGTTTCCATGGTCGAACAAATTTAACCATGGCGCTAACGGGAAAAATTAGTCCTTATAAGCATCTGTTTGGACCGTTTCCTGGTGATATTTTCCATGCACCGTTTCCAACTGCCTATCATGATGTGTCGATAAAAGACTCACTCAAGGCGATTGAAAATCTATTCAAGGTGGATATCGCACCAAGCGATGTGGCGGCAATTATCGTTGAGCCAGTTCAGGGCGAAGGTGGCTTTTATGCGGCACCAGCCGAGTTTTTGCAGGCGTTACGTGCTTTATGCGATCAACATGGGATCGTCTTGATTGCTGATGAAATTCAGACGGGCTTTGGCCGCACTGGTAAGATGTTCAGTTTCGATCATGGGGATGTTGAGCCTGACTTGATCACTATGGCTAAAGGTATTGCCGGTGGTTTTCCTATCGCTGCGGTTGTTGGCAAGAGTGAGATAATGGATGCGCCTCTACCTGGTGGCCTTGGCGGTACCTATGGCGGTTCTCCCGTTGGCTGTGTTGCTGCACTTGCGGTGCTCGAGGTGGTTGAAGAGGAAAATCTGGTTCAGCGCGCAGATCAGATAGGCCAAATCTTCAATGAGCAACTGAGTTTGCTGCAATCTAGATATCCAAACTTGATAGGTGAAGTACGTAATCAAGGGGCAATGATTGCCATCGAGCTGGTTATCGACGGTGACAATGAGCAGGCTAATACCGCCTTGACTCAAGCCATTATTGGCAAGGCGGCCGAGCATGGGCTTATCTTGCTTGCTTGTGGCTTCTACGGCAATGTTATTCGTTTCTTGCCCGCCTTGACCATATCTGATGAGTTAATCTATGAAGGTTTAGAAAAATTTAATCGGTTATTTAGTGTACTTGCTGACTAA
- a CDS encoding NAD-dependent succinate-semialdehyde dehydrogenase: MQQVNDSGLVKLSSYIDGQWTDGQSGSQLSGDSERFDVINPANDQVVAQVYNAGIAETEAAVLAAKKALPAWSKKSANERAAILRNWFNLMMQSQDDLGRILTLEQGKPLAEAKGEIAYGAAFIDWFAEEGKRVYGDTIPAPAGDKRIIVIKQPVGVVASITPWNFPNAMIARKAAAALAAGCTFVVRPSPSTPLSALAMAELAERAGVPAGVFNVVVGLDSSGMGKVLTQHPDVAKFTFTGSTAVGKILMTQTATTVKKVSMELGGNAPFIVFDDADIDAAVQGALVSKYRNAGQTCVCTNRILVQQGVAQEFTDKFATAVAGLKIGDGLAEGVNLGPMITSQAVDGVHKLVEDTVAAGAKVIAGGKRSIAGKNFYEPTILTGVTNDMPLAANEIFGPVTPIISFDTEEEAITLANDTEYGLAAYFYSRDIGRVWRVGEGLEYGMIGINEGIISNAAAPFGGVKQSGNGREGSKYGLDDYMEIKYLCMGGIDK; the protein is encoded by the coding sequence ATGCAACAAGTTAACGATTCAGGATTAGTGAAGCTCAGTTCTTACATTGATGGTCAGTGGACTGATGGTCAAAGCGGTAGTCAGTTAAGCGGTGATAGTGAGCGTTTCGATGTCATCAACCCTGCTAATGACCAAGTCGTGGCTCAAGTATATAACGCCGGAATAGCTGAGACGGAAGCTGCCGTTCTTGCCGCTAAAAAAGCCCTGCCTGCCTGGTCTAAAAAATCGGCCAATGAGCGCGCCGCTATTTTGCGTAACTGGTTTAACTTGATGATGCAGAGTCAGGATGACTTGGGACGTATCTTAACCTTAGAGCAGGGCAAGCCCTTAGCCGAAGCTAAAGGTGAGATTGCCTATGGTGCCGCCTTTATTGATTGGTTTGCCGAAGAGGGCAAGCGAGTCTATGGCGATACCATTCCGGCACCTGCAGGTGACAAACGTATCATAGTTATCAAGCAGCCGGTGGGCGTAGTGGCTTCGATCACACCGTGGAATTTCCCAAATGCCATGATAGCCCGTAAAGCGGCTGCCGCTCTGGCTGCGGGTTGTACTTTTGTGGTTCGTCCTTCACCTTCAACGCCTCTTTCTGCCTTGGCCATGGCCGAGCTTGCTGAGCGGGCAGGTGTTCCAGCTGGTGTGTTCAACGTGGTTGTAGGCTTGGACTCATCGGGTATGGGCAAGGTACTGACTCAGCATCCAGATGTGGCTAAATTCACCTTCACAGGCTCGACAGCGGTTGGCAAGATATTGATGACGCAAACGGCCACAACCGTTAAGAAGGTGTCGATGGAGCTCGGGGGCAACGCACCCTTTATCGTGTTCGATGATGCCGATATCGATGCCGCAGTCCAAGGCGCACTCGTGTCTAAATATCGTAATGCTGGCCAAACTTGTGTTTGTACCAATCGAATCTTAGTTCAGCAGGGCGTGGCTCAAGAGTTTACCGATAAATTTGCTACCGCTGTGGCAGGCCTGAAGATTGGCGATGGCTTAGCTGAAGGTGTCAACTTAGGCCCGATGATCACATCACAAGCGGTCGATGGCGTACATAAACTCGTGGAAGACACTGTGGCTGCGGGGGCAAAGGTCATTGCTGGGGGCAAGCGTAGCATTGCAGGTAAAAACTTCTATGAGCCGACAATTTTAACCGGGGTGACTAATGATATGCCCTTGGCTGCTAATGAGATTTTTGGACCTGTGACGCCGATTATCAGCTTCGATACCGAAGAGGAAGCTATCACTTTGGCTAACGATACCGAGTATGGCTTAGCGGCTTATTTCTATTCTCGTGATATTGGTCGGGTATGGCGTGTAGGTGAAGGGCTTGAATACGGCATGATAGGCATCAATGAAGGCATTATATCTAATGCTGCAGCACCTTTTGGTGGGGTTAAGCAATCGGGTAACGGCCGAGAAGGCTCTAAGTATGGTTTAGATGACTATATGGAAATCAAGTATCTGTGTATGGGTGGGATAGATAAGTAA
- a CDS encoding LysR family transcriptional regulator: MSNKRSIIPKAVTEYDLRLLRIFRTVVENGGFSASEAELGVTRSTISVHMSNLESRMKLKLCSRGRGGFALTEDGQTVYHACIELFDSLNDFSRLVNSLGEELSGELIMLCADQLDTRMQLKLAEVVKKIHTAQPQLHLVLDNEALKHIEKCLLKEKAHIGLLPSYQQVEGLDYQTIYNEPIYLCCSHSHPFFLLEDNEISADMLAQTPAIHPGIDIDADGREQLKQLNLSAKAYQFDTRKTLILSGCYIGYLPLSYIQQELESKQLKIIHSDSASYQFNLSLVSKHNPRETSKIELLKTIFNEVFNKEQG; this comes from the coding sequence ATGAGTAATAAGCGCTCCATCATCCCAAAAGCAGTCACCGAATATGACCTACGCCTGCTGAGAATTTTCCGTACTGTAGTTGAAAATGGCGGCTTCTCAGCATCAGAAGCCGAACTCGGCGTGACCCGCTCAACCATCAGCGTGCATATGTCTAACCTCGAGAGTCGCATGAAACTCAAATTATGCAGCCGAGGACGGGGTGGCTTTGCGCTGACAGAAGATGGTCAAACGGTCTACCATGCCTGTATAGAACTATTCGACTCGCTTAATGATTTTTCAAGGTTAGTTAATAGCCTGGGCGAAGAACTCAGTGGTGAGCTCATCATGCTGTGCGCCGATCAGCTCGATACACGAATGCAGCTTAAGCTGGCGGAAGTCGTGAAAAAGATACATACGGCCCAGCCACAATTGCACCTTGTTCTCGACAATGAGGCTCTGAAACATATAGAAAAATGTCTGCTTAAAGAGAAGGCACATATAGGATTATTGCCTAGCTACCAGCAGGTTGAAGGGCTGGATTACCAAACCATTTACAACGAGCCTATATACCTATGCTGTAGCCATTCACATCCATTTTTCCTGCTTGAAGATAATGAAATCAGCGCTGATATGTTAGCCCAAACACCAGCCATTCATCCGGGAATAGATATAGATGCCGATGGAAGGGAGCAATTAAAACAGTTAAATTTATCGGCTAAGGCCTATCAGTTTGATACACGTAAAACCTTAATTTTATCTGGCTGCTATATAGGTTACCTACCACTGAGCTACATTCAACAGGAACTCGAATCCAAACAACTGAAGATTATTCACAGCGACAGTGCCAGTTATCAATTTAACCTCTCCCTAGTGTCTAAACATAACCCTCGTGAGACCAGTAAAATTGAATTACTGAAAACAATTTTCAATGAAGTTTTTAACAAAGAGCAAGGCTAA
- a CDS encoding putative quinol monooxygenase, which translates to MINVLTRFKAQSGKEQALLELLKSLVKPTRNELGCVKYELHQENEQQGHFIFIKSFVDHAAFEKHQNTGHFKRLKKEMPALIAQEPEIIILSQHA; encoded by the coding sequence ATGATCAATGTATTGACACGCTTTAAGGCACAAAGTGGCAAAGAACAGGCATTGCTTGAGCTCCTTAAGAGCTTAGTTAAACCGACTCGAAATGAACTGGGCTGCGTCAAATATGAACTTCACCAAGAAAATGAGCAACAGGGACATTTCATCTTCATTAAGAGTTTTGTCGACCATGCCGCATTCGAAAAACATCAAAATACTGGGCACTTCAAACGTTTAAAAAAAGAGATGCCAGCACTCATCGCTCAAGAACCTGAAATTATCATCTTATCTCAGCACGCATAA
- a CDS encoding ribbon-helix-helix domain-containing protein, with translation MDNLFFDNPTSHYLPIQKSIRIQGHVTSISLEKLFWDLLDQIAESQGVKRNQFIASLYIEALNHHGDVKNFTSLLRSACVQHILSRENV, from the coding sequence ATGGATAATCTATTTTTCGATAACCCTACCAGCCATTATTTGCCCATTCAGAAATCCATTAGAATCCAGGGGCACGTAACCAGCATCTCATTGGAAAAGCTGTTTTGGGATCTGTTAGATCAGATTGCAGAAAGCCAAGGTGTAAAAAGAAATCAGTTTATCGCTAGCCTATATATAGAAGCTCTTAACCATCACGGGGATGTAAAAAATTTCACTTCCTTGCTTAGATCGGCCTGTGTACAGCATATTTTATCTAGGGAGAATGTTTAG
- a CDS encoding substrate-binding periplasmic protein: protein MKKTIIGVIMVTILLVGNLFVLQVRADHALDIAIVEYPPYEFTRVDSQGEVHFDGMSVKLVEEVFRRIKQPIAFQVLPWSRALKLLKEGKIDGLFEVLIRPERQVYADYSQQVLMQEVVMLFVTEDSDIEFNGELGALGDYHFGMRKDFSYGTIFDSAVETKVIKQLSVDVKSSTLLLKLCTGDIDILIAEKDTIFYVNNEIKKLQTDSLKRCKNIKRLTKEVQSTPTYMTFSKKSHLSHVRDQFDLTLLQMKQDGSYQKIIDEWKLENIE from the coding sequence ATGAAGAAAACCATCATTGGCGTTATCATGGTAACCATACTGCTTGTGGGCAACCTCTTTGTCCTGCAAGTGAGAGCTGACCATGCTCTAGATATTGCCATCGTCGAATACCCCCCCTATGAGTTTACCCGCGTCGATTCCCAAGGTGAAGTTCACTTCGATGGTATGTCGGTGAAATTGGTTGAAGAGGTTTTTAGACGCATTAAGCAACCAATAGCCTTTCAGGTTCTGCCTTGGTCAAGGGCGCTTAAATTGTTAAAGGAAGGGAAGATTGACGGCTTGTTTGAAGTGCTTATCAGGCCAGAGCGACAAGTCTATGCTGATTATAGTCAGCAGGTATTGATGCAGGAGGTGGTAATGCTCTTCGTGACTGAAGACTCAGATATCGAGTTCAATGGGGAACTGGGAGCGCTGGGAGACTATCATTTTGGTATGAGGAAAGATTTTAGCTACGGGACTATTTTCGATAGTGCTGTGGAGACCAAGGTGATTAAACAGCTGAGTGTGGATGTCAAATCCTCTACCTTGTTACTTAAGTTGTGTACCGGAGATATAGATATTCTTATTGCCGAGAAAGATACCATTTTTTATGTCAATAATGAGATAAAAAAACTGCAAACTGATTCGCTGAAACGTTGTAAGAACATCAAGCGATTAACAAAAGAGGTGCAATCGACGCCGACTTATATGACCTTCTCTAAGAAGAGTCACCTTAGTCATGTAAGAGATCAATTTGACCTAACTTTACTGCAGATGAAGCAAGATGGCAGCTATCAAAAAATTATCGATGAATGGAAACTGGAAAATATAGAGTGA
- a CDS encoding DUF3087 domain-containing protein: protein MKLQEIDKVVYRKHLNVVTIALVASLILLSLAFGAGLIALFGEVKDVSGEATGNFHLNLLGVVMAAIISVVVLMQVKDKPYLAEVYYIWQLKALHNRVYRRLKKVKAAAADHDIDALVILSFYYQSQKLVYQLDNNTLTLSKLEKDINDLQTVISERNLTISAEDFNAELLNKF from the coding sequence ATGAAGTTACAAGAGATAGATAAAGTTGTATATCGTAAGCACCTAAATGTCGTCACAATCGCGCTGGTTGCCAGCCTCATCTTGCTATCCCTGGCTTTTGGGGCTGGGCTCATAGCCTTATTTGGTGAGGTCAAGGATGTGAGTGGCGAGGCTACTGGGAATTTTCATCTCAATCTACTGGGTGTTGTAATGGCTGCCATTATCTCTGTTGTGGTGCTTATGCAGGTCAAAGACAAACCTTATTTGGCTGAGGTCTATTATATATGGCAGCTTAAAGCGCTACATAACCGTGTTTATCGTCGGTTGAAGAAGGTTAAGGCTGCCGCTGCTGACCATGATATCGACGCCTTGGTTATATTAAGTTTCTATTATCAGAGTCAGAAGCTGGTCTATCAGCTGGATAACAATACGCTTACCCTGAGCAAGTTAGAGAAAGATATTAATGATCTTCAAACCGTTATTAGTGAACGTAATCTGACCATATCGGCTGAAGACTTTAACGCCGAATTACTCAACAAGTTTTAA